The Perca fluviatilis chromosome 2, GENO_Pfluv_1.0, whole genome shotgun sequence genome includes a region encoding these proteins:
- the gmfg gene encoding glia maturation factor gamma — protein sequence MSSSLVVCEVDESLKAKLSKFRFRKETNNAAILMKIDMVKQLVILEEEYEDISLDELRNELPERQPRFIVYSYKYVHADGRVSYPLCFIFSSPMGCKPEQQMMYAGSKNQLVQAAELTKVFETRNADDLTEEWLKNQLAFFR from the exons ATG TCAAGCtctctggttgtgtgtgaaGTGGATGAAAGTCTGAAAGCTAAACTGAGTAAGTTTAGATTTCGAAAAGAGACCAACAATGCTGCCATACTAA tgaaAATAGACATGGTGAAACAGCTTGTTATCCTTGAAGAGGAATATGAG GACATCTCACTGGATGAGTTGAGAAATGAACTTCCAGAGCGGCAACCCAG ATTCATTGTCTACAGCTACAAATATGTCCATGCTGATGGAAGGGTGTCTTACCCTCTGTGTTTCATATTCTCCAGTCCAATGG GATGTAAGCCGGAGCAACAGATGATGTATGCAGGCAGCAAGAATCAACTGGTCCAAGCTGCAGAGCTCACAAAG GTCTTTGAAACGAGGAATGCTGATGACTTGACAGAAGAATGGCTGAAGAACCAGTTGGCATTTTTCCGTTAA